The following proteins are co-located in the Calditrichota bacterium genome:
- a CDS encoding MFS transporter has translation MNLKRIFGEQKSFWLATAGHFFNDYYNGFLSPLLPIIVDKLQLSLMSAGSLMSIFAISNSLVQPVAGFIADRIRRYYFVLFGPVVAGVFMGFIGWTNSYWTLLIILCLSGIGTAFFHPQAAALVGRGNHQRQGLAMSTFNTAGVLGVTLGNISIIPVIQSFGLRATIFTVLFSALFFLTFFRYVIGSDAPIISYRERPRVFDLVRKNRQLIFKLNFLVIARATLVLAFSGFIPLYLTSRGHSVFTGALGLAVFQFSSIAGIFLGGHFFDRWGGKKVLAFSYFFVFPFTLAFLHLPLTVGLIFVAMIGFSLNSSTAVNIVLGQKISLENASFMSSLMMGLGWGIGGLIMTPLGALADKIGLSDMFVFASLISVIAFVVVLFISFPDSEPEKKG, from the coding sequence TTGAATTTGAAACGAATTTTCGGAGAACAAAAAAGTTTCTGGCTGGCGACTGCTGGTCATTTTTTCAATGATTATTACAACGGCTTCCTTTCGCCGCTACTGCCAATTATTGTTGATAAATTACAACTTTCGCTCATGTCTGCCGGATCGCTCATGTCCATTTTTGCCATTTCCAACTCGCTGGTGCAGCCGGTCGCGGGCTTTATCGCGGATCGCATTCGGCGCTATTATTTTGTTCTCTTCGGCCCGGTGGTGGCTGGCGTTTTTATGGGATTCATTGGCTGGACTAATTCCTACTGGACGCTGCTGATCATTCTCTGTTTGAGCGGAATCGGCACAGCGTTTTTTCATCCTCAGGCTGCGGCATTAGTTGGCAGGGGAAATCACCAGCGGCAAGGGCTTGCCATGTCCACTTTTAACACGGCTGGCGTACTGGGCGTGACGCTGGGTAATATCAGCATTATTCCCGTCATTCAATCATTCGGATTGCGAGCGACAATTTTTACGGTGTTGTTCTCGGCACTGTTTTTTCTGACGTTTTTTCGTTACGTGATCGGGTCGGATGCGCCAATCATTTCCTATCGGGAGAGGCCCAGAGTTTTTGACCTCGTTCGAAAAAATCGGCAACTCATTTTCAAATTAAATTTTCTGGTTATTGCGCGCGCGACGCTCGTTTTGGCATTCTCCGGATTCATTCCGCTTTATCTGACATCGCGAGGTCATTCGGTTTTCACCGGAGCTTTGGGATTGGCGGTATTTCAATTTTCATCAATCGCCGGCATTTTTCTCGGCGGCCACTTTTTTGATCGCTGGGGCGGCAAAAAAGTGCTGGCTTTTTCCTACTTTTTCGTGTTTCCGTTCACGTTGGCTTTTTTGCATTTGCCGCTGACCGTCGGATTAATTTTTGTAGCGATGATCGGATTTTCGCTCAATTCGTCCACTGCGGTGAACATTGTGTTGGGGCAAAAAATTTCCCTGGAAAATGCCAGTTTCATGTCGTCGCTGATGATGGGATTAGGTTGGGGAATCGGCGGCTTGATCATGACGCCGTTGGGAGCGTTAGCTGACAAAATTGGTTTGTCCGACATGTTCGTTTTTGCCAGCTTAATTTCAGTCATTGCTTTTGTTGTCGTATTATTTATTTCTTTTCCTGACAGTGAACCAGAAAAAAAAGGTTAA
- a CDS encoding aldo/keto reductase — protein MKTRKLGKNGPELSVIGLGAWAIGGPWQWGWGKQDDDDSIRTIHRALDLGISWIDTAPVYGLGHSEEIVGRALKGIREKFFIATKCGLVWNSKGKIRNDLSPVSIRKEAEDSLRRLDTDYIDLFQFHWPDPNMPVEKSWETMVRLKDEGKIRYLGVSNFDVELMQRAEKIAHIDSLQPLYNMLDRGAGKEILPFCQKNGTGVVVYSPMKSGLLTGKFDAERLAADDWRRKSHDFREPKLSKNLALIDALRPFAEKFDVTVAQLAIAWVLRNEAVTSAIVGARGPDQIQETAAAANVKIEPEDWDEIDRLIEKLN, from the coding sequence GTGAAAACCAGAAAATTAGGCAAAAATGGTCCCGAGTTGAGCGTCATCGGTCTGGGCGCCTGGGCAATCGGTGGCCCCTGGCAATGGGGCTGGGGCAAACAGGACGATGATGATTCTATTCGCACGATTCATCGCGCGCTGGATTTGGGAATTAGCTGGATCGATACGGCGCCGGTTTACGGTCTCGGTCATTCTGAGGAAATTGTCGGACGCGCTCTCAAGGGAATTCGTGAAAAGTTTTTTATCGCCACAAAATGCGGACTTGTCTGGAACAGCAAGGGAAAAATCCGCAATGATTTGTCGCCGGTGAGCATCCGCAAAGAGGCAGAGGACAGCTTGCGTCGGCTGGATACGGATTACATCGATTTGTTTCAATTTCACTGGCCTGATCCGAATATGCCGGTAGAAAAGTCTTGGGAAACAATGGTTAGACTGAAAGATGAAGGCAAGATTCGTTACCTGGGCGTTTCCAATTTTGATGTGGAATTGATGCAGCGGGCGGAAAAAATTGCTCATATTGATTCACTGCAGCCGCTCTACAACATGCTCGACAGGGGCGCGGGAAAGGAAATTTTGCCTTTTTGCCAGAAGAATGGCACGGGCGTCGTCGTTTACAGCCCGATGAAATCCGGCTTGTTGACCGGAAAGTTTGATGCGGAAAGATTAGCCGCGGACGATTGGCGGCGTAAATCACACGATTTTCGAGAACCGAAATTGTCGAAAAATCTGGCTTTAATTGATGCGCTTCGTCCGTTTGCAGAAAAATTTGACGTCACGGTGGCGCAGTTAGCAATCGCCTGGGTTTTGCGGAACGAGGCGGTAACTTCAGCGATCGTTGGCGCGCGTGGGCCCGATCAAATTCAGGAAACAGCCGCTGCGGCGAACGTTAAAATTGAACCGGAAGATTGGGATGAAATTGATCGTCTCATTGAAAAATTGAACTAA